The segment gagataaactgaattgagagatataaactctggattatgagatataaactgaattatgagatataaactgaattgagagatataaactctggaTTATGAGATAGAAACtaaattgagagatataaactgaattgagagatataaactctggattatgagatataaactgaattgatagatataaactgaattatgagatatcaaCTCTggattatgaaatataaactgaattatgatatataaactgaattgagagatataaactgaattatgagatataaactctggattatgagatataaactgaattatgagatataaacttaattgagagatataaactgaattatgagatataaactctggattatgagatataaactgaattgagagatataaactgaattatgatatataaactgaattgagagagataaactgaattatgagatataaactctggattatgagttataaactgaattgagagatataaactgaattgagagatataaactgaattgagagatataaactgaattatgatatataaacttaattgagagatataaactgaattatgagatataaactctggattatgagatataagctgaattatgagatagaaactgaattatgagatagaaacttaattgagagatataaactgaattatgagatataaactgatttgagagatataaactgaattatgatatataaactgaattgagagagataaactgaattatgagatataaactctggattatgagttataaactgaattgagagatataaactgaattgagagatataaactgaattatgagatataaactgaattatgagatataaactgaattatgatatataaactgaattgagagatataaactgaattatgagatataaactctggattatgagatataaactgaattgagagatatcaactgaattatgagatatcaaCTCTggattatgaaatataaactctggattatgaaatataaactgaattatgatatataaactgaattatgagatataaactctggattatgagatataaactgaattatgagatataaacttaattgagagatataaactgaattatgagatataaactctggattatgagatataaactgaattgagagatataaactgaattatgatatataaactgaattgagagagataaactgaattatgagatataaactctggattatgagttataaactgaattgagagatataaactgaattgagagatataaactgaattgagagatataaactgaattatgatatataaacttaattgagagatataaactgaattatgagatataaactctggattatgagatataagctgaattatgagatagaaactgaattatgagatagaaacttaattgagagatataaactgaattatgagatataaactgatttgagagatataaactgaattatgatatataaactgaattgagagagataaactgaattatgagatataaactctggattatgagttataaactgaattgagagatataaactgaattgagagatataaactgaattatgagatataaactgaattatgagatataaactgaattgagagatataaactgaattgagagatataaactgaattatgagatataaactctggattatgagatagaaactgaattgagagatataaactgaattgagagatataaactgaattatagtatataaactgaattgagagagataaactctggattatgagatagaaactgaattgagagatataaactgaattatgagatataaactgaattgagagagataaactgaattgagagcgataaactgaattgagagatataaactgaattatgagatataaattctGGATTATGAGATAgaaactgaattgagagatataaactctggattatgagatataaactgaattgagagatataaactgaattatgagatatcaaCTCTggattatgaaatataaactgaattatgagatataaactgaattgagagatataaactgaattgagattTAAACttgattatgagatataaactcttgATTATgagataaactgaattatgagagtTAATCTGAATTATAAGACATAGAGATGAAGTCTGACTTGTGCAGTAAATAGTTGTAATCACctgttgtaatattttaattgtgtGGCAGCAGCGAGCCTCATATGTTAGCGTAGCTGcttagctgtgtgtttgtgtgtttgctgtgGTCTGTGTCTGATGCCTCTCTGTGTTTTGTAGAGTCTAAAGCTCAGGAGAAGAGGCGTCCACATCATCAGCACCAGCGGCTCTCCCTGCGGCAGCAGCCGGCCCCCACACGTCCCCCCccctcgccctcctcctcctcgtcttcCTCCCCGTCCTCCTCGTCCTCGGGGGCCCCGGGCCCCTGCTCCATCAGTATGGCAGGTCTGTACTCGCTCCAGCCGCCCAGCCTGGCTCAGATCCTGCCCTCCCTGCAGGCCATGCCCCGCCCCAGCCTGCTCTCCAAACTGCCCCCCCTGCAGGCCTACCTCAGCGACAGCAGGACGGCCCCGGGGCCCGCACCGCAGTGACCCCCCtcactgcctgtgtgtgtgtgtgtgtgtgtgtgtgtgtgtggactgaagttttctttttattcttattttttatgttgGATTTTACATCCTTTGATGTTCTTTCCCATGTAGCACCTGAAAAGATTATTAGAGATGTTcatttaataagaaagattttatttattatgattaaatCTAGTGTTAATGAGGCCTTCGATTCTATTTTCATTGAATATGAGCTCAAACTGCACACGATTATGAGTTAATCTCAAGAAAATACTGCACATTTCAGcccaaaataataacaatgtagcatttttgttttcttctttagcatgcattttattttatggcattattttcaCGATAAACAATAACTATTGAATGGTTGAATTCCTACAAAaaatttgcataaagaaaatgaaaactgttttttttttttttatagcattatTTCCATGGCAAACGCATTTCTAGTTTTCATTACTAAAAACTTTCATTACTAGTTCTGTTATTTTAGAGAGTCAAGCATTCTATAATctttttttctatcatttttatttttatgcattataaaGACCATTACACACATTTACCTCTGATTTTAATTGCTGCAGTGCAACCAAATGCTTACTTCTGAGTAATGAGAATCGTGTGTCTTTGAAGTACAGTAATGAGAAGATTGCCATGAAAATGTCACCAAACATTCTGCTTTTGGGTTGAAATGTGATCATGTTCTTGAGAAAGCTGCAGAAATCAGACACTAGTAAGAATCAGACGACATGTTTCAGACCTGCTGAAGGCCGCAGCACCTTTATAGCTTCTTGTGTTGAGAGTGAATGTATATCATGAGGATGAAGCAGTGAATAATGTGTTGTAGGTCTGcagcatcagtgtgtgtgtgtgtgtgtgtgtgtgtgtgttttctactCTCTCACAGCTTGATGTGGTTGTGTTTGTGAGCACTGTCTTCATCTGAAAGCCTTTATTCTGAGTTCGCACTCGCTGTGTTTGTGGCTCTCAATCAtatttcacatcaaaatcaaaagaaaaccaattagagatTAGATCTAATATaacatctaaatatatatatttgacatgttTAGGTCCATTGAAGATTTTGGACATTATTATCATGACAGTAAACACCTTTTCCTCTCAaacctgtgttttttttcttctgaaatgctaaataatgatatattgtatttaattgtgcAGTATTATGGAATTATTTGTCTTAataaatttgaaatgttaaagatgctgtttttaataaaaaattaaaaaaacagaatattattattttttatttatttattttttttgctaaaaagtAAAAGGTATATTTAATGGACCTAAGAATAGActccacttttttttaaacaaatataatttctTCTATGTTTCTTTAtgtttggggtgaaatatgacgtGTGTGTGAGATCCGCTcgttctggtgtgtgtgtgtgtgtgtgtgtgaggttctTTGCTGCTCAGAACTCGTTCAGCTAATGTCAGACCTCCAGATGTGAAGCACACGTCCAGACAGAGCTGTGTGTGAAGATGGCGTGATCTGACGCTTGTGTCGTGTTCTTCCTCTGCACTATTtcactgtgtgtttgtgctgaagCTGTAATCTGGTGCTTTTCTCGTCCCGTCTGTCTCTGGATGTGTAAGAGTCGGCAGCCAATCACGCGTCTCCTGTAAACCACATGATGGTGTGCTCGTTAATAAATGTATCTTGTGAAACATGATAGACGCATCCGAACTGACTTTTCTCTAATAAACATCCTGTTTGAACTGCTTCTGTGACCTTTCTTTACAATGCCACTCTATGACATCACATCCTGTCACATATATTAATGAAGGGGCTCCTTCCACTGTTGCCACGGTTACTATGGAACTTGTTTATAACTGTCTGTCTTATTGCTTAGGCAACAGCAGCCCTGAGTTCCACCCGGCCGGACAGACGTGTGGTGGGCGGGGCAAGCCCTTCAGAGGCCCCGCCCCCTCCCCGCCCCCCCAGCAGAGGAAGGCGCTGCTGTCACAGGTAGAGAATCAGCTCAGAAACACATGATCAGACGCCTGGTGGATGTGAACAGCACTCGGCCTGTTTTTCAGGAGCCGCTGCGGGAGTCTCTGGACATCCTGGCATCTGTGGAGTACAGCAGGTGAGCGTCAGACACAGGTGTGATGAAGGACAGAGACGGGTTCTGAGTCTGTGATCTCTCTCAGATGTGAGCTGCAGCCTCGGCCCAGCCGTATCCCGGTCGGGTCCCAGACGCCCAGCCTCAGAGTGTGGAAGCTCATCACACCCGGCATCAAGAAACACCTGGCAGGTCAGAGTCGCCCAGGAGCCTTTACTTCTTCAGCTCTCTgtcactgtgttatatgtgcaGATCCTTTACATCTCATCTCATTACTGGAGATAGAGAGTGATATTCAGATCATTGTGTGTCAGTATCTGATCTCTACTGTTAGaaagatctcactgatttacaAGCAGCAGAATCTCATCAtagaaatatcagcatctgcagcaGATTGAGCTGTTCTTTCCTCTATATTCTCACTAGATCAGACTATATGAGCCAGAAAAGTCTGATGGAGCAAAGCAAAAAACTTGTATTCagattttctttcatattttatgtaatgATTCGATTAAGTTAAGAGGTTTCAAATGTCAGGCTTCACAGGGTTAAACCTGCGGTTATGTTCACACTGATCCTGATTATTGTGTCCTCTTCTGCTATTTCCAGGAGTGTCTGGGAAAGACACGAAAGGTTCTTCTGTGTGTCTGAAGACCTCGTCCTGTAGCGGTCAGAGCTCtggagactcacacacacacaggtaacacacacacactctgtacgTGTGAGGGGGATGGGGGTGCAGTGCTGTTGAATGCAGCAGATTTATTGCAAGTGCTCTAATGCTTAAAGATTTTCATCTCAACAGATCTCTGCAGACCTGAGGAACTCTGGATCTgttcacctgcacacacacacacacacacacacacacacactcgtgttagaggaacagttcagccaaaatATCCTCCCctcagttcatctgagatcaggttgagtttgtgtcttcatcaggtttggagaaatgtagcactgcatcagtgtctcatcagtggatgctctgcagtgaatgggtgccgtcagaatgagagtccaaacagctgatgaaaacatcacaataatccacagcatgagacatttctccaaacctgatgaagacgcacactcctcctgatctcagatgaactgagGGAGGATATTTTCAGCGAATCTTCATGTTTGTCTGAGCTGGTCTGAGTGAAGCCTCGGTGTTCATCAGCACAAGAGCAGAGCGGCGTGGAGTTTACCGTCTACAGACTCGTCATGAGCATCGTACAGCTACACTACAGACCAAACAAACCCTCGCAAACCTGTGGCTCCAGTGGCTTTCCTAACTTGAAGATGTTTATTCTGAACAGGTTTGCGGTGACTAACGAGTCTGAATCCTCTGTTCATGTAAAAAGCAATAAATGTACATGTGTATTCCTGGAAGAAACGCAGACTTGTgattaattaacacacacacagtctctcacacTTGACAGCTTTATTCCCATCAGTTTCATGTAAAACGCAAGTGTGGAGGCGTCCGGATCCTCCAGGTGAACGAGGACTTCAGCATCTGGAAGAGAAACAGCAGATCAGACCTGATCCTGagacaagagtgtgtgtgtgtgtgtgtgtgtgtgtgtgtacctctcaCTCCAGTCTCTTGGGGTTGTTCACAGCTACATAATGATAGAGGACCACCAGCAGGAACAGAGAGACCCCCAGCATGTTGGCGAAGATGGCCAGCTGCACATCAGTCACCATCTCACTGCAGGAAATGACGACAGAGCAGCTCACAAACACTCGCACTGAGAACATGTAAACTCTAAACACAGTAGCACTCCATACCCTAGCAACACAGCAGCAGTGTGACTCTGAAGAGTGTCGTGTTCGAATCTAACTCTACAGTACTGCGTCCTGACACTGCGCTTCAGATGAATGAAATAACGACACGAGACCTGATGCGTTCACAGACACAGATAGTTTGATTTGTTGAAGAACTCACGTTTATTGTTGTTTATGTGATGTTTGAGGAATCCGTCGCGGATCGAGAAGCTCCTGCGCTGCTGATTTCCGGGATTGAGACACGTCACGTTCATACGGGTCTCTGAACACGTCACATCCGGAACAACTCGCGGACCactcatatttatttagtttttacagttattaatcttactttatttttaaaataatgggTGTGTATTTTACCATTATTTAAAGTGTTATTCATTTCTGtgattcagcatcattcctccagtcttcagtgtatttcagaaatcataatattctcatttattatcagtgttaggAAACAGTTTTGATGCTTCTTATTTCTTTAGAACCTGTAATACTTTTACAgtttattctttgatgaataaaaagttaaaaaggacaGTATTTATTCAAAATCGAACTCGGAGTGACATCCGGTTCACAAATGAATCATTTGTTTGAACCGATTCATCACACCGGACTGAATCGAGAGTGCGACTCGGACTGAACCGCCACGCGCTGCTGATCTGACGCTTGAATGAAGGAGAGAAATTAATGTGTTTCACagtgtttatgtaaaaaaaaaaaaggtgagctGATGAGGCCAAGTTTATCCACTTTATAAGATTTAAAGGTGTCAAACATCCACACTATGCTTTAATATAATTGCATATATATGTGACGTCATTGTGCGATTACGATCTGCCGATCCTTTCTCTTCGTATTTTTACGAAGGTCGTATGTGACCTCACTTCCTGTTGTGTTTGTCTCTCAGCAGAAGATGTAAAGCAGGTGTGAGCAGCAGTGTGTGTTTCTGGAGGAAGTCAGGTGACACAAACCCCCTGTCGTCCATCACTTATTAAAACAGAAAcccattattttaaaatgctataatATCACTGTTATCAGACTCACACATTCTTTTACAATAGCTATTGATAGAAATATTGCTGAGAGACTCATGAGAGCCTGAAGCAGTCctcttcctttatttttattttcgtctaatgtttattttatttcaagtaaatgtatattttttgttattttatttgtagttgACTATAACATTCCTGATAATAATgcattacatattttacatactTTATAATATTTGCAGATACCTTGCATCAGAAATTGTTTGTTGAAGTGTGATTTAATGCATTGTATTTTCTAAGTGATACACTGAATAGATAAGTATTATAACTGGTTACAATCATCCCTTTTGCATTGTAATGTGTCACACGAGGCATAATTATTGCATTCAGAAGTGTATAGTTCATTATATGTACAGGCTGTTTATTTTATGTGTTGTAATAAGTGTCCTGCGAGCACACAGACTCCCTCAGCAGTGTTTAAAGAAActcttatttattgtattttttattgtaggAATTTCTATTATTCATTAAAGGGTGTTCAGGATATACAATCTGAGGCACGTTCAGAGTATAATGACAGGGGCATATCATTTTAACAGCTGAAATagttttgaaataataaatactaGTTCAAAGAGAAGGGCTGATGTCGttttcatttataatgtaaaaaagatCAATGTATTTGCTGAAAGGTTTACATGTACACACACTTTGACAATCACAGTTAGGATGCGTGTCTGTTCTCAGTGGACAGAAGCGTGGTCACTCCAGTGTGCAGTCGGTCCACAGCGGCTTCTGAATGTGTTCTGGGATCTTCTCCACAGAAGTCTGTTGAAGAGACAAGCATTGTGAGTTACTGTGTGTCACTCTTACTGTGTGTCACTCTTACTGTGTGTCACTGTGAGTTACTGTGTTACACTGTTACTGTTACTGTGTTACTGAAGGAAGCTCTGTATTTGTTAAGCAGCTGATTGATTGTTTTGCCGTTACCTTGGTGACCTCCATAGCAACGCCCTCCGGCAGATTACGCTGAATATACTCCAGATAAACACGTGCAGTCGACCCGGTCACTCTGGACATCTGAAATTAACCAGTTCTGTGATGACTTCCTTACACATACGACattatatttaaacacacacaagatataaaaaaagaatatatatatatatatatatatatatatatagagagagagagagagagagagagagagagagagagtagggtGTTCTCTGTACCTGGATGCACCGCTGATGTGTCCTGCTCTCGTACTGCACGCGGTGCTTCTTGAAGATGTGGACAGACTTCAGCAGCGTCAGTTTCTCTGTATGTTTGCGCGGCTCGAACCTGTGAAGCACAACACAGCCCTTCATCACCTTCATCCGAGCGTCTGCTTGTGCTCGTGTTCGTGTACACTCACGCTCGCTCCAGGGTCAGGCCGAGCTCACGAGCCGCCAGTGTCGCGAAGAACTCATAGCTGTCCAGCACTGCCCTGTCGTGACCTTTGACCCGCACCGACAGCTCCTGATAGAGTGTGTCCGGCTCCTCAGTGAGcgacacctgacacacacactcagagcctGTAATTACAGTGATTCCACACACAGCCgcttcacaacacacacacacacacacacacacacactcaccgcagGAGACAGCGCCGAGCCCCGAGTCCCGTGAAGCCACCTGCACACATTCATATATCATCTGTCACACACACAGGACCAATACTGCAACGTCTCCCCGAggagcgtgtgtctgtgtgagtgtttgagagtgtgtgtatgataGTGTgtatgatagtgtgtgtgtgtgtgtgtgtgtgtgtgtgtgtgtgtgtgtgtgcatgagagagagagagaggcactgACCGTGAACTGCTCGCTTGATGCTGGACTGCATTAG is part of the Carassius gibelio isolate Cgi1373 ecotype wild population from Czech Republic chromosome A4, carGib1.2-hapl.c, whole genome shotgun sequence genome and harbors:
- the LOC127980398 gene encoding dolichyl-diphosphooligosaccharide--protein glycosyltransferase subunit 4-like; the encoded protein is MVTDVQLAIFANMLGVSLFLLVVLYHYVAVNNPKRLE
- the LOC127980382 gene encoding probable 28S ribosomal protein S10, mitochondrial codes for the protein MAACVSSVRSVRVLSKIIHGHFLPANAVQHQASSSRWLHGTRGSALSPAVSLTEEPDTLYQELSVRVKGHDRAVLDSYEFFATLAARELGLTLERAFEPRKHTEKLTLLKSVHIFKKHRVQYESRTHQRCIQMSRVTGSTARVYLEYIQRNLPEGVAMEVTKTSVEKIPEHIQKPLWTDCTLE